The genomic region GTAGCTCCGGGCCATTTTTCGCAGTTCGTCCTCCATGTACGCCTTGCTGGTGTGGCCGTTCAGGAAGGCCTGCAGGTACGGCAGGAAGTTGGAACCGATGTTTTTTGAAGAGTCCACGTAGTTCCGCTCCTGATTGCTGTCGAAGTTGGAACTGATGACACTCAGGGTAATGACCACGATCAGCAGCAGCGGCAGGAAGAAAGCAATATTGAGCAGAATCTGGGTTTTCGTCGCGTAATTCAGCCGGCTGTGCGAGAACCGGTAGCGCACGGCATAAGCCAGAATGACCGCCAGCACGTATACGATCAGGACCAGATACAGGAACGAAAAGTTTGAAACCAGATAGGTAAGCGGGTATTCTTTGGAAGAAACCACCACCATCCGCCCGTCGCGGCCTCGCTGGGCGACATGCTTGTAGGCATTGTACAGAACGCCTTCGCGGTACAGCGTCGAGTCGGCCAGCAGTTCGACGGGGAGGCGGCGCTGGTAGTTGTAATCGCCCGAGCTGTGCAGCACCCGCTGCTGCCGGTTGTAAAGCGCAAAGCTGTACGCCCGCGTTTCAGGTGCCTGGTTGAACTGCCGTCCGACGAGCATATCCGGATAAAGTCCCCGCATCCGCTCCGGCCGCAGTTTCATGTTCAGAATGATATGGCCTTTGCCCGGAATGTCTACAAACGTGACGTACTGGGTAGCAAAGTTATTCTCCGCGTCGTTGATGAAATACAGGTCCTCGTAGCGGGTCTGGTACCGTTTATGCCGGAAAAGACCGGCGAAATAGCTGTATTCGGAAGCAAAAAGCTGATTGTCCAGCGTCAGCCCGTTGGCGTCGAACGACAGCACTTCCACATCGTAGCGGTCGAAGTACTTATCGATATGAACCGACTTGATGCGCTGCTGAATCCGCTCCCGGGCCAGCAGCGTGTCGGACGAAAGCGACCCGCGCAAAACGCTGTCGGCGGCGATGGACCGGTGAATTTTGTTCAGCAGAAACTCCCCGAGGTCGTCGTTTTCGGCCAGCAACTGCTTTCCAAACAGCTTTTTGTTGACAATGTCCTTCTGGTTTTCCTGATTGAAGACAACGTAGGTAGACAGGGCCGCGCAGGTCAGGGCGCCCAGCGACAGGTAAATCGTCGTTTTGTACCGGAACGAATACAGCGTCCGCGGGAAACGGCTGCTGTACAGAATCAGGAAGTACAGGCCGTGCAGAGCAAACACGTAGTCGACGTGCGGGTCGTAGGTCCACATCCCCGCTCCCGCCAGCGCCGTGCCCAGCAGAAACCACAGCAGCCCCCAGCCAAAGGTCACGTTCAGGCGAATGAACAGGCTCGCCAGCACGTGCAGCACCAGAAAATAGGTCGTGGAAATAAGAACGAAAATCAGCAGGCAGGCAATCTTCAGCGTCGGGAACGTAATGCTCAGCGTGATGTCGAGCGTAAACTGCGACTTTTCGTAGATGCTGTTCAGTTCGAGCAGGCAGGCGTAAAACACGCCGTAACCGCCCGCCGCGATGGCAATCGAAAGCGGCACTTTGACCCAGCGGGGCTGCCGGAGCATCCAGTAGTAAAAACCGGCGCGGTGAAACGTGTTGGCAATGTAAAAAGCGACAATCGCCACGCACAGAATATTCAAAAGCAGGTCGCCCAGCGACGGAGCCAGCACCGACGAACCGTAATGCCGCGGATTGAATACGTCGATTTCAAAGAAAAGAAACGGGACCCGGAAGTACAGCATGACGCCCCGCAGCAGCACCAGATAGCTCAGCAGCAGCAGCAGACCCAGGCCCGGCTTCTGCCGACGGGCGGAAGAAAGGATGTACTGAAAAACGTAGAGTCCCAGAAAAAACAGGGCCAGCGTTCCCGAAAAGACCGAGTTGACCGGCAGGCTCTGGCTCCGCGCGTCCACCACCGGCGGGTCTACCGAAAACAGAAAAGCCGGAGTGGCATCAAAAATATTATGGTAGGTTTCCGCCGCCTGCCGGGAGTCGATGCGCCGGGGGTCCATCGAAAACAGGCTGGTGTTGTAGCCCGAGCGGAGGTAGTTGTTCTCATTCTGGAAGCTCCGGTAGAGGTCCACCATCGAGAAAATTTCGTACTGGCCGGACGTCGTTTTCACCTGCCGGACGCTAACCAGAAAAGTGCCCTGCGGAAGCGTCACCAGTCGGGTGGCACTCAGGCCGCGCAGGCAGTCGTAATCGGGAATAAACCGGTGGTCGGACCAGTAAAACAGCTGTTGGTTGCGGAAAATGTAGTACGGGTAGGCCGTCTCCGTTTTCAGCCGGGCAAAGGCGGGATTCGCTTCGTTCAGGTGGTGGCCCACCGCATCCAGATCGGCCGCCGAGCGGGCCAGCTCCTGCCGGACACGTTCCTGCACAGTCCTTAAATACTGCTCATCGGTGGCGCTGATAGCTCCCCGTTCCAGTACCAAGTACGAAAACAGCGAGGAACACAGGGCCAGAATCGACAACAGTAAAAAAATATGCCTGTTCAGAAAGCGCACGAGCGGATTATGTTTGGTGGGTTCACTTCGCATATTTTTCTAAAATCGTGCCAAGAACTGGAAAAAAGTAGAAAATAGACCGGCCGACTCCGGCCCCGGCCGCATTATCAGACATACCGAAAAGAGACGAACGGGATGAAAAAGCGATTAAAGGACCGTTTGGGCAACCGTTCCAGACAATATCAGACAGCAGAAAAAATTAGTCAGTTACTGCGGGTTCTTTTCCAGCTCGGATGCCTTCGTGATGGTAAAGCCCCGCCAGTCTTCCGAAGCTTCATAGCCGACCTGCGCTCCCAGGACGTACAGAAGGTGTTTGACATCAATAATAACGCGCACACCGTCAATAACATAGACCTGATCGGCCGGCCCCGGTTCGTCGAAGCCGAGTTGCCACGACGAGCCGCACCCGCCGCCCCGTACGCCCACCCGAAGCCCGTACGTTTCCGGAATTTTATTCGCTTTCAGCGTTTCGGTAATCTGTTTATGCGCCTCGGACGTTATCAATATCGGACGCTCCAGTCCCTCAGAAACCATATACCATTTTCATTTGCACGGCTAATTTACAAAATTTGCCCCTGTTTAATTCCTTCTGTCCATGAGTGTGATTGCCGAATTGCTCAAACTGCTGATTCCCGCCGGGCTTGTCCTCTACGGCATGTACCTGACGGTCCGGGTGATGATTGACCGCGAGTTCAGACAGAAACAGGAAGAGGTACGCTCCCGCAACAGCGAAGCCATAACGCCCATCCGACTGCAGGCGTACGAGCGTATGACGCTTTTTCTGGAACGGATCAGCCCCAACAACCTGCTGCTCCGGCTGGCCAACGGGGCACCCACCGCCCTCGACCTGCAGCAACTGCTGCTGCGCGACATCCGGGAAGAGTTCAACCACAACCTTTCGCAGCAAATCTACATGAGCCAGCCGACCTGGGACCTGATCACCTCGGCCATGAACGAAGTGATGGCGCTGATCAACCAGGCGGCCGCCGAAGTGCCCCCCGAAGCCCCGGCGATTGATCTGTCCAAACGGATTTTCGACAAGGTCATCCAGCAGAACGCCCAGCCCGTTGGCCCGGCCCTGCGCGCCGTGAAGGAAGAAGTTCAGCAGACCTTCATGTAACCACCGCCGGAAAGCCGTCTTACAGGATTTCGGAAGCCAGCCGTTCGCCTTCGGCCAGGGCGGCTTTGTTGAGGTTCATGTCCGCGCCTTCCTGCTCCAGCACGGCAATCATTTCCTCGGTCGCCAGGTTTCCAGTCAGATCGTCTTTGGCCATCGGGCAGCCGCCGAAGCCTTTCAGCGCACCGTCCATGCGGCGGACGCCCGCCCGCCAGGCCGCCCGGACTTTCTCGGCCGTTTCGCCGGGACGGGCGTGCAGGTGCGCCCCGAACTCAACCTCCGGATAGCGGCTAATCAGGTGCCGGAACAGCGATTCGATGCCCTCCGGCGTCGACGACCCCACCGTGTCGGAAGGCGCGATGATGCGGACGCCCAAATCGATCAGCCGTTCGGAGAACTGTCCGACAATCTCCGGGCTGTACGGGTCGCCGTACGGATTGCCGAAGCCCATCGACAGGTACACCACCAGTTCCCTGCCCGCTTCCCGACAAAGTCTGTTTATGGTTTCCACCTCCGCAAACGCCTGCCCGATGGTCTTATTCGTGTTACGCAACTGGAAAGTTTCGGAAACGGAGAGCGGAAAGCCCAGGTAGCGGATGGCTTCGTGGCGCACGGCATCCTCGGCTCCGCGCCCGTTGGCTACAATGGCCAGCAGTTGGGTGCGGGTGTCCGTTAAATCCAGTCCGGCCAGCACGTCGGCCGTGTCGCGCATCTGCGGGATGGCCTTCGGCGAAACAAACGAGCCGAAGTCCAGCGTGTCGAAGCCCACTTTCAGCAGGGTATTGAGATAACGGATTTTCTCCCCGGTCGGAATAAAGTGCGGCAGGCCCTGCATGGCGTCGCGCGGGCATTCAATGAGTTTCATGGGAAAAACGGAGTGTGGTTGGGCGCCCTGTACGGCAATATCACCTCAATAAATTAAGAATCAAAAATAGGACAAAGCCGTACCTTTGCGGCCTGATTTGGCCTTTCGTTTCTTTTAACGCATAAAGAACCGGCTTTTGTCCAAAAACGTTATTCATTACGGCAGCAACGTCAACCCTGCCTTTGCTATACTGACTAAATGCTTTATCCTGAGTCATTCGAACAGAAACTAGGTTTCGATAAAATACGCGAACTGTTGCGGCAGGCCTGCCTGAGCCCGCTGGGACAGACGTACGTGGAAAAAATCCGGTTTTCGGAGAATTTCCAGCTCATTGAAAAAATGCTGCGGCAGACGGCGGAGTTCAAAACCATCGTGCAGTACGAAACGGACTTCCCGTCGACCAACTACCTCGACATCCGCCCGCAACTCGAAAAAGCCCGCATCGAGGGTTTTATGCTGACGGAAGAGGAGTTTTTTGACCTCAAACTCACCCTGCGGACCATCCAGCAGTGCCTGCGCTTTCTGGACGACGACCGGCGGCAGTCGTACCCGTATCTGGCCGAGCAGGCGGGCATTATTTCGGTCGATAAAAAACTGACCGATGCCATCGAGCGCGTCATCGACGACCGGGGCAAGGTCCGCGACTCCGCCTCCCCCACGCTGGCCGACCTGCGCCGCCGCATTATTTCGGAACAGGCCGGACTGCGCAAAAAACTCGACGGACTGCTCCGAAACGCCAAACAGCAGGGCTGGGTGGCCGACGACGTGTCGCTGACCATCCGGAACGGGCGCATGGTGATTCCGGTGGCGGCCGAGCACAAACGGCGGCTCAAAGGCTTCATCCACGACGAATCGGCAACGGGACAGACGGTCTTCATCGAACCCGCCGAAGTGTTCGATACCAACAACGAAATCCGCGAACTGGAGTACGAGGAACGCCGCGAAGTCCACCGCATCCTGCGCGAACTGACGGATACGCTGCGGCCCTCTTTGCCGGACCTGCACCGCGCAACGACGTTTCTGGGCCTGATCGACTTTTTCCGGGCCAAAGCGAAACTGGCGCTGCAACTGAACGCCGAACTGCCCGCGCTGGTCAACCAGCCGATGGTCGACTGGCAGGGCGCACGCCATCCGCTGTTGCACCTTTCGTTCGAAAAACAGGGCAAAAAGGTGGTGCCGCTGACCATTCGCCTGGACTCCAAACAGCGGATTCTGCTCATTTCGGGGCCGAATGCGGGCGGGAAGTCCGTCTCGCTGAAAACCATCGGGCTGCTGCAGTACATGGTGCAGTGCGGCCTGCTGATTCCGGTCTACGAAGGCTCGACGGCGGGCATTTTCCAGAACCTGTTCATCGACATCGGCGACGAGCAATCGCTGGAGAACGACCTCAGCACCTACAGTTCGCACCTGATGAGCATGAAGTCGTTCCTGACGCTGTCGAACAAACGGACGCTGTTTCTGATCGACGAGTTCGGGACGGGGACGGAGCCGAGTCTGGGCGGTGCCATTG from Tellurirhabdus rosea harbors:
- a CDS encoding iron-sulfur cluster assembly accessory protein — its product is MVSEGLERPILITSEAHKQITETLKANKIPETYGLRVGVRGGGCGSSWQLGFDEPGPADQVYVIDGVRVIIDVKHLLYVLGAQVGYEASEDWRGFTITKASELEKNPQ
- a CDS encoding endonuclease MutS2 gives rise to the protein MLYPESFEQKLGFDKIRELLRQACLSPLGQTYVEKIRFSENFQLIEKMLRQTAEFKTIVQYETDFPSTNYLDIRPQLEKARIEGFMLTEEEFFDLKLTLRTIQQCLRFLDDDRRQSYPYLAEQAGIISVDKKLTDAIERVIDDRGKVRDSASPTLADLRRRIISEQAGLRKKLDGLLRNAKQQGWVADDVSLTIRNGRMVIPVAAEHKRRLKGFIHDESATGQTVFIEPAEVFDTNNEIRELEYEERREVHRILRELTDTLRPSLPDLHRATTFLGLIDFFRAKAKLALQLNAELPALVNQPMVDWQGARHPLLHLSFEKQGKKVVPLTIRLDSKQRILLISGPNAGGKSVSLKTIGLLQYMVQCGLLIPVYEGSTAGIFQNLFIDIGDEQSLENDLSTYSSHLMSMKSFLTLSNKRTLFLIDEFGTGTEPSLGGAIAEAILEQLNASGAYGVINTHYTNLKMFADKTPGLVNGAMRFDGEHLEPLYELEIGRPGSSFAFEISTKIGLPKAVIERAKEKLGTQQVNFEKLLKELDIEKRVFSEKNMEVSINQRKLAQQLAETTALQTRLDNEQKRILNDAKQKAKALVAEANQRIENTIREIKEKGAEREQTKQVRQQLEKFEKQALRTEVLVDEPKPQAEEEYTLESGAITIGSYVRIKGQTAVGEVLALKGKDVEIRIGDLKSNIKLARLEKVSRKAYRDATGESAKPKMTGIDLNEKMMTFSFNLDIRGKRGEEAMVELDNFMNNAIMLGYPELRIVHGKGDGILRNLIRQQLRTFPQVAGMHDEHADRGGAGVTIVKMK
- a CDS encoding DUF7935 family protein; this encodes MSVIAELLKLLIPAGLVLYGMYLTVRVMIDREFRQKQEEVRSRNSEAITPIRLQAYERMTLFLERISPNNLLLRLANGAPTALDLQQLLLRDIREEFNHNLSQQIYMSQPTWDLITSAMNEVMALINQAAAEVPPEAPAIDLSKRIFDKVIQQNAQPVGPALRAVKEEVQQTFM
- a CDS encoding sensor histidine kinase translates to MRSEPTKHNPLVRFLNRHIFLLLSILALCSSLFSYLVLERGAISATDEQYLRTVQERVRQELARSAADLDAVGHHLNEANPAFARLKTETAYPYYIFRNQQLFYWSDHRFIPDYDCLRGLSATRLVTLPQGTFLVSVRQVKTTSGQYEIFSMVDLYRSFQNENNYLRSGYNTSLFSMDPRRIDSRQAAETYHNIFDATPAFLFSVDPPVVDARSQSLPVNSVFSGTLALFFLGLYVFQYILSSARRQKPGLGLLLLLSYLVLLRGVMLYFRVPFLFFEIDVFNPRHYGSSVLAPSLGDLLLNILCVAIVAFYIANTFHRAGFYYWMLRQPRWVKVPLSIAIAAGGYGVFYACLLELNSIYEKSQFTLDITLSITFPTLKIACLLIFVLISTTYFLVLHVLASLFIRLNVTFGWGLLWFLLGTALAGAGMWTYDPHVDYVFALHGLYFLILYSSRFPRTLYSFRYKTTIYLSLGALTCAALSTYVVFNQENQKDIVNKKLFGKQLLAENDDLGEFLLNKIHRSIAADSVLRGSLSSDTLLARERIQQRIKSVHIDKYFDRYDVEVLSFDANGLTLDNQLFASEYSYFAGLFRHKRYQTRYEDLYFINDAENNFATQYVTFVDIPGKGHIILNMKLRPERMRGLYPDMLVGRQFNQAPETRAYSFALYNRQQRVLHSSGDYNYQRRLPVELLADSTLYREGVLYNAYKHVAQRGRDGRMVVVSSKEYPLTYLVSNFSFLYLVLIVYVLAVILAYAVRYRFSHSRLNYATKTQILLNIAFFLPLLLIVVITLSVISSNFDSNQERNYVDSSKNIGSNFLPYLQAFLNGHTSKAYMEDELRKMARSYGVDINLYTPAGKLWTSTQPLVFESGHLSKFINPDAYAHLIEDKENQILLNESLGTKQFRTAYAAVKTFDGQLLAVIGVPHYDSILELDRQLIEIIATVLSVFTVLLLIFVFVSYWASTILTKPLRMLTHKLRRTNLDKLNEPIQWQSDDEIGLLIGEYNRMLIKLEENKRALSQSEKQSAWREMAKQVAHEIKNPLTPMKLTLQHLQRTLPPDNTPSRRVIQRALNSLLDQIDNLSDIATSFSDFAKMPLPKNELFEITTVINKAADLYADDGKISLLREVAPYPVMVVGDRQLIGRILTNLIINGIQSVPTDRKPMIRLRLVVSEGNVNIEVSDNGSGIPEMIRAKVFLPNFSTKQGGSGLGLAIAKRGVEHAGGSIWFETEEGEGTTFFVSIPVADATDSVGLLNGKSKTITV
- a CDS encoding hydroxymethylglutaryl-CoA lyase, with protein sequence MKLIECPRDAMQGLPHFIPTGEKIRYLNTLLKVGFDTLDFGSFVSPKAIPQMRDTADVLAGLDLTDTRTQLLAIVANGRGAEDAVRHEAIRYLGFPLSVSETFQLRNTNKTIGQAFAEVETINRLCREAGRELVVYLSMGFGNPYGDPYSPEIVGQFSERLIDLGVRIIAPSDTVGSSTPEGIESLFRHLISRYPEVEFGAHLHARPGETAEKVRAAWRAGVRRMDGALKGFGGCPMAKDDLTGNLATEEMIAVLEQEGADMNLNKAALAEGERLASEIL